Proteins encoded within one genomic window of Gasterosteus aculeatus chromosome 18, fGasAcu3.hap1.1, whole genome shotgun sequence:
- the cep170bb gene encoding centrosomal protein of 170 kDa protein B isoform X3: MSVTSWFLVGSSGTRHRLPREMIFVGREDCELMLQSRSVDKQHAVINYNPTTDEHLVKDLGSLNGTFVNDLRIPDQTYITLKLSDIIRFGYDSHVYILEKSQHTVPEEALKHEKYSSQLQMSLKSSEKKETDVEDRARLEKTQSTKSTQETPGSQPTPLYGQPSWWGEEDYGSKVQSSAEPHEEVQRDASLVGLDFTGSLADPQPQTTFPPYHREPSYFEIPTKDFQQPNTLGLELHEIPTKDTDMPRASPPPPTATPPVVQSHASFTIEFDNCMPGRIKIKDHVTKFTTRQGKQQAPLNCHALTKATPTDMMSVESKVADWLVHSDVSLMRRRPTCEDTYSTKSDLAVNIKTLRGHHHEDGTQSDSEDPVLLDGRSKSHHSIKSEQSDVPHPSESSVHVQSPPSLPPSQPVRFSPLAPAPALPVPPERPLSQSPPQDQCPATDKPKQCPPEHLSQQAFVIEFFDDNPRKKRSQSFTHNPGHADSYSALKAKLERRKGGERPASVHGHVPPTQQVTVPLKGQGHGGPQRSSSLKREKTEGDAASSASSSRSSSTITVKPFGSVGKKSKLAQEFAAEFLKDSMRQDSSPTNDKMPPPPMSAPPVMMSPPRARIPSPQESLAPSLVSFPSLPLQPPHTSKSSTLLHAAIQNPSPIHSYVAPVSPILPLGIRLGDPKVSPRMIRNEEDDSLSDAGTYTIETESQDQEVEEARNMIDQVFGVLDSPEYSGVNTGVYRPVINDGKDEQANLPSDGSTVDPLHGFIPAAISGPPTGPTQVPSAQATGPDRPKWVSRWASLADGYAEPGSNVPQGECVEDLHLVSRSMVNYSYDNSESESSHSSRTRRLLPQVPPEKLDSVSPSILICHEGFQEPLDRVSNPPCPQDSTLRLCVQDDVDPDSLSDASRSDDGPVLENIRKKQPMTGSLSMGVAGPPFKDPEKVSPSSKPTCFYIGSDDGPGKSDQAWSPVQSERIRDPPTKPPATTVLIRHLSGHEPRKAGVKPNSSAPNLKIQDKDYVPTRDICVSSIVRQDSFTKDRPSDTVQMKKLPHISSHPSLRDMEQRREAVQDTGSFLREGTPTSLDSKLPSSGSGRSSKKGGSSTHMDDSLSSESDVETASTVSQVSSKNAPIGSTSKKYAPIGILQKEKSSSGSSVQQKGRQLSARERLSEKRRNQTTMDPSSKAEAAKRFQMRRSTGTRGSLDLSEGKRGSAQHWTETTSSDHEISRPTGRGKKLVAPLQNEDGGKTPRAATQQVLTRSNSLSAPRPTRASMLRRARLGETSDNEGAETDRGSQNSDHVASTFKAPADGRKLSRLDILAMPRKRTGSFTAPSDTETSSAGRSAFSNRNSEPGTRMRSMGDTRQTTSKGGVLTGKQLRTRSSGAKYTTAGSRRRQKGSDSSSSSEDECPNSAVNLKTKRSSHLPSAAQTQRHRTAGARSKSVSVETEEDADPSEVDPYQNWSTHSAEIAKLSQDLAKDLAILAKEIHDVAGDGDGDSPSVENTTYPNTPASTISAREEVILDNLMLNPVSQLSQAIRENTEQLAEKMKVLFQNKAGVWEEIEAKINAENEVPILKTSNKEITSILKELRRVQRQLEVINTIVEPRGVLQVTAVGTSSLAQSRPYSREKKPASKPHSTTPTSNANTSTRRPPRGPNGAHYVA; encoded by the exons ATGAGTGTGACGTCATGGTTCCTGGTGGGCAGCTCGGGGACTCGGCACCGCCTTCCCAGAGAGATGATATTTGTGGGCCGGGAGGACTGTGAGCTCATGCTGCAG TCTCGCAGCGTCGACAAACAACACGCCGTCATCAACTACAATCCCACCACCGACGAGCACCTGGTGAAGGACCTGGGCAGCCTGAACGGG ACATTCGTGAACGACCTGAGGATCCCTGACCAGACGTACATCACCCTCAAACTGTCCGACATCATCCGCTTTGGATACG ATTCTCATGTCTACATTCTGGAGAAAAGTCAGCACACAGTCCCAGAGGAGGCTCTGAAG CATGAGAAGTACAGCAGTCAGCTGCAGATGAGTCTGAAGTCTTCAGAAAAGAAGGAGACGGATGTGGAGGACCGAGCGAGACTGGAGAAAACCCAGAGTACAAAGAGTACACAAG AGACCCCGGGGAGTCAGCCCACTCCTTTGTACGGTCAGCCATCTTGGTGGGGAGAAGAGGATTATGGGAGTAAAGTTCAAAGCAGCGCCGAACCTCATGAAG AAGTCCAGAGAGATGCTTCCTTGGTGGGCCTGGACTTTACCGGATCTCTTGCAGACCCCCAACCACAGACCACTTTCCCCCCGTACCACCGAGAGCCCAGCTACTTTGAGATTCCTACCAAGGACTTCCAACAGCCTAACACTTTAGGCTTGGAGCTTCATGAGATTCCCACCAAGGACACGGACATGCCTAgagcctctcctccccctccaactGCGACCCCGCCGGTGGTCCAAAGCCACGCCTCTTTCACCATCGAATTTGACAACTGCATGCCCGGCAGGATCAAGATCAAGGACCACGTAACCAAGTTTACCACCCGGCAGGGGAAGCAGCAGGCCCCGCTCAACTGCCATGCCCTCACCAAAGCCACGCCCACGGACATGATGTCAGTGGAGAGCAAGGTGGCCGATTGGCTGGTCCACAGTGATGTCAGCCTTATGAGAAGACGTCCAACGTGTGAAGACACTTATAGCACCAAAAGCGACCTCGCCGTCAACATCAAGACGCttagag GTCACCATCACGAGGACGGGACACAGAGCGACTCAGAGGACCCTGTACTTTTAGATGGAAGAAGTAAGTCTCACCACTCAATCAAATCAGAGCAGTCAGATGTGCCGCACCCATCAGAGTCCTCCGTCCATGTCCAGTCGCCTCCATCGCTGCCACCCAGCCAGCCGGTGCGGTTCTCTCCACTTGCACCTGCCCCTGCTCTACCTGTCCCGCCTGAGCGTCCTCTGTCCCAGAGTCCTCCTCAGGATCAGTGTCCCGCCACAGACAAGCCCAAACAGTGCCCCCCAGAGCACCTTTCCCAGCAGGCCTTTGTCATCGAGTTCTTTGACGACAACCCGCGCAAAAAGCGCTCACAGTCCTTTACACACAACCCGGGCCACGCAGATTCCTACTCAGCCCTGAAGGCCAAGCTGGAGCGCCGGAAGGGCGGCGAGAGGCCGGCGTCCGTGCACGGTCACGTCCCCCCCACCCAGCAGGTGACGGTTCCTCTGAAGGGCCAGGGTCACGGCGGCCCCCAAAGGTCGAGCTCTCTGAAGAGGGAGAAGACCGAGGGGGATgcggcctcctccgcctcctcctctcgctcctcctcgACCATCACTGTCAAACCCTTCGGCAGCGTTGGGAAGAAGTCCAAGCTGGCTCAGGAGTTTGCTGCTGAGTTCTTGAAGGATTCTATGAGACAGGATTCCTCCCCGACGAACGATAAGATGCCGCCCCCCCCGATGTCTGCCCCACCGGTGATGATGTCGCCTCCTCGGGCCAGAATTCCCTCTCCCCAAGAGTCTCTGGCACCTTCCTTGGTGTCCTTTCCCAGTCTCCCCTTGCAGCCCCCGCATACGTCAAAGTCGTCGACCCTCCTCCATGCTGCTATTCAGAATCCCTCCCCAATCCACTCCTACGTTGCTCCTGTGTCCCCCATCCTGCCCTTGGGCATCCGGCTAGGAGACCCCAAAGTTTCCCCGAGGATGATTAGGAACGAGGAGGACGACAGCCTGAGTGATGCAGGGACCTACACCATCGAGACAGAGTCGCAGGAccaagaggtggaggaggctcgCAACATGATCGATCAG GTGTTTGGTGTCCTCGACTCTCCAGAGTACAGTGGTGTGAACACTGGAGTCTATAGACCTGTAATAAATGATGGCAAGGATGAGCAAGCTAACCTGCCTAGCGATGGTAGCACTGTGGACCCGTTGCATGGCTTTATCCCAGCTGCTATCAGCGGCCCCCCAACAGGCCCCACGCAG GTTCCGTCTGCTCAGGCAACAGGTCCAGATAGACCGAAGTGGGTCTCACGTTGGGCCAGCCTGGCGGACGGTTACGCTGAGCCCGGCTCCAATGTGCCTCAAGGGGAATGCGTGGAAG ATTTGCACTTGGTGAGCCGGTCTATGGTGAATTACAGCTACGATAATTCAGAGTCAGAGTCCAGCCACAGCTCCAGAACCAGAAGGCTGCTTCCCCAGGTGCCTCCAGAAAAGCTAGACAGCGTTTCCCCAAGTATCCTGATCTGCCACGAGGGCTTTCAGGAACCTCTGGATAGGGTCTCCAATCCTCCATGTCCACAAGACTCCACCCTGCGCCTGTGCGTTCAGGATGATGTGGACCCGGACAGCCTGAGCGACGCCAGCCGTTCAGATGACGGGCCGGTTCTGGAGAacataagaaaaaaacagccgATGACCGGATCTTTGTCCATGGGGGTAGCCGGTCCTCCGTTCAAAGATCCAGAGAAAGTGTCTCCCTCCTCCAAACCCACCTGCTTCTACATTGGGTCTGACGACGGTCCGGGAAAATCCGACCAGGCTTGGAGCCCGGTGCAGTCCGAGAGGATCCGTGACCCCCCAACGAAACCCCCCGCTACCACCGTGCTGATCCGACACCTCAGCGGGCATGAACCCAGGAAGGCCGGCGTCAAACCCAACAGCTCCGCTCCCAACCTTAAAATACAGGACAAGGATTACGTCCCCACTAGAGACATCTGCGTGTCCTCCATTGTCCGGCAGGACAGCTTCACCAAGGACCGGCCTAGCGATACCGTACAGATGAAGAAGCTTCCACACATCTCCAGCCACCCATCCCTCAGAGACATGGAGCAGAGAAGGGAGGCCGTCCAGGACACGGGGTCCTTCCTTCGGGAGGGAACTCCGACCTCCCTGGACTCTAAGTTACCCTCGTCTGGCTCTGGTCGTAGCTCGAAGAAAGGTGGCTCTTCCACCCACATGGACGACTCCTTGTCCAGTGAGTCGGACGTGGAAACTGCGAGCACTGTGAGCCAGGTTAGCAGCAAGAACGCCCCAATAGGCTCTACTTCCAAGAAGTATGCCCCCATTGGCATCCTCCAGAAGGAGAAGTCCTCCTCTGGCTCTTCGGTCCAGCAGAAGGGACGACAGCTCTCCGCCCGCGAACGTCTATCTGAGAAACGCCGGAACCAGACGACCATGGACCCGTCCAGCAAGGCAGAGGCAGCAAAGCGCTTCCAGATGCGGCGCAGCACGGGGACCCGCGGATCTCTGGACCTCTCGGAGGGTAAACGGGGTTCTGCTCAACACTGGACCGAAACTACATCGTCCGACCATGAGATCTCCCGGCCTACTGGGCGCGGCAAGAAACTGGTCGCCCCTCTTCAAAATGAAGATGGCGGGAAGACACCCAGGGCCGCGACCCAGCAAGTTCTGACTCGGTCCAACAGCCTGTCGGCGCCGCGGCCTACCCGGGCCTCCATGCTCCGCCGGGCCCGCCTTGGCGAGACCTCGGACAACGAAGGTGCCGAGACAGACCGGGGCTCCCAAAACTCCGACCACGTTGCGTCAACGTTCAAAGCGCCGGCCGACGGGAGGAAGCTGTCCCGACTAGACATCCTGGCGATGCCGAGGAAGAGGACCGGCTCTTTTACAGCTCCCAGCGACACAGAGACCTCTTCCGCCGGCCGCTCTGCTTTCTCCAACCGCAACTCAGAACCCGGCACCCGGATGAGGTCCATGGGCGACACCCGCCAGACCACCAGTAAAGGGGGAGTACTTACGGGGAAGCAATTGCGGACCCGGTCTAGTGGAGCCAAGTACACCACTGCCG GTTCCCGCCGCAGACAGAAGGGgtcagactcctcctcctcctctgaggacGAGTGCCCAAACAGTGCCGTGAATCTCAAAACCAAGCGCTCCTCCCACCTGCCTTCCGCCGCCCAGACGCAGCGCCACCGGACTGCCGGCGCCCGATCCAAGTCTGTATCcgtggagacggaggaggacgcGGACCCGAGCGAAGTAGACCCGTATCAGAACTGGTCCACACACAGCGCCGAGATCGCCAA GCTCAGCCAGGATCTGGCTAAAGATCTGGCCATCCTGGCAAAAGAGATCCACGATGTCGccggagatggagatggagattcgCCCAGCGTAGAGAACACCACCTACCCCAACACGCCGGCCTCCACCATCTCCGCCAGGGAGGAG